Proteins from a single region of Gossypium arboreum isolate Shixiya-1 chromosome 1, ASM2569848v2, whole genome shotgun sequence:
- the LOC108482036 gene encoding uncharacterized protein LOC108482036, with the protein MASGWVKSLHCKSRAFEDVYHPNPKHLIPSSSCRRSSQSIKDVIKATKKMPKNSNPKLFPRSNSQPESDSNNPPPRPRRSSSTSTTTTRSVRNPDPVLPSLTELPAGHPSRNVVEIIFHTSWSPKAFTGRIEMIFKVQNGPRTVARFDEYRETVKARSGSGGLVSGDEENARCVADGNEVMRFHCLGPTPGNCSMNEAWLFSSGKGAAICTYAGSGEAHESAGGGKGRKAMLVCRVIAGRVSKRVGFGYESLMDGRIGYDSVSGDNGELLVFDPRAVLPCFLIIYKL; encoded by the coding sequence ATGGCAAGTGGGTGGGTCAAATCTTTGCATTGCAAATCAAGAGCTTTTGAAGATGTTTATCACCCAAATCCCAAGCATTTAATACCCAGTTCTAGTTGTAGACGAAGCTCTCAAAGCATCAAAGATGTTATCAAAGCCACTAAGAAAATGCCCAAGAATTCAAACCCGAAATTGTTTCCTAGGTCCAACAGTCAACCCGAATCCGATTCGAATAACCCACCGCCTCGACCTCGCCGGAGTAGTTCTACTTCTACTACCACTACACGTTCTGTTCGGAACCCTGACCCTGTTTTGCCGTCGTTGACTGAGTTACCGGCGGGTCATCCTTCAAGGAATGTGGTTGAGATTATTTTTCATACGAGTTGGAGCCCCAAGGCTTTCACGGGTCGAATTGAGATGATTTTTAAAGTTCAAAACGGGCCGAGGACAGTGGCCCGGTTCGATGAGTACCGAGAGACGGTCAAAGCTCGGTCTGGGTCGGGTGGTTTGGTTTCTGGCGACGAGGAAAACGCGAGGTGCGTGGCGGATGGGAATGAAGTAATGCGGTTTCATTGTTTGGGTCCAACTCCGGGGAACTGTTCGATGAACGAAGCGTGGCTGTTTTCCAGCGGGAAAGGAGCGGCGATTTGTACGTATGCCGGGAGCGGTGAGGCCCACGAGAGCGCCGGTGGTGGGAAAGGGAGGAAAGCAATGTTGGTTTGCAGGGTTATTGCGGGTCGGGTCTCGAAACGGGTAGGGTTCGGGTACGAGTCATTGATGGATGGTCGGATCGGGTATGACTCAGTGAGTGGGGACAACGGCGAGTTGCTCGTGTTTGATCCACGTGCAGTATTACCATGCTTTCTTATTATCtacaaattgtaa